In a single window of the Desulfovibrio sp. ZJ209 genome:
- a CDS encoding 4Fe-4S dicluster domain-containing protein, with amino-acid sequence MFRILAERLKQGSRTLDWPRKEPALSPRYRGRPELADTACGDCRACYAACPAGALFTRADAPGRTPLLDMARCIFCGACAEVCPEGAIRFSRDYRVAAASREGLLVGPRAAGGEGAGGAPADPAALMGDRFRLFRRSLKLREVSAGGCNACEADTNVLGTLVYDLGRFGIEFTASPRHADGLVVTGPVTRNMCAALVDTWAAVPRPRLLVAVGACAISGGLFREAPECLGGLGGTAGDTGPGAPAVADTLTEAGLTPDIYVPGCPPNPWSILAGILALRGEGRPLIPDWTLSVGPGQTIVRG; translated from the coding sequence ATGTTCCGCATCCTCGCCGAGCGCCTGAAACAAGGCTCGCGCACCCTTGACTGGCCCCGGAAGGAGCCCGCGCTCTCCCCGCGCTATCGCGGGCGCCCCGAGCTTGCCGACACGGCGTGCGGGGACTGCCGCGCCTGTTACGCCGCCTGCCCGGCGGGGGCGCTGTTCACGCGGGCGGACGCGCCGGGGCGCACGCCGCTCTTGGACATGGCCCGCTGCATCTTTTGCGGAGCCTGCGCCGAGGTGTGCCCCGAGGGCGCCATCCGCTTCAGCCGCGACTACCGGGTGGCCGCGGCCAGCCGCGAGGGGCTTCTGGTGGGGCCGAGGGCAGCGGGAGGGGAGGGGGCTGGGGGCGCCCCGGCCGACCCGGCGGCACTCATGGGCGACCGTTTCCGCCTGTTCCGGCGCTCGCTCAAGCTGCGCGAGGTGAGCGCCGGCGGCTGCAATGCCTGCGAGGCGGACACCAATGTGCTCGGGACGCTCGTGTATGACCTCGGCCGCTTCGGCATCGAGTTCACGGCCTCGCCGCGCCATGCCGACGGCCTCGTCGTCACCGGCCCGGTGACGCGCAACATGTGCGCGGCCCTCGTCGACACCTGGGCCGCTGTGCCCCGCCCGCGCCTTCTGGTGGCCGTGGGCGCCTGCGCCATCTCCGGCGGCCTGTTCCGCGAGGCGCCCGAATGTCTGGGCGGCCTCGGCGGCACGGCCGGGGACACGGGGCCGGGTGCTCCCGCCGTGGCGGACACCCTCACGGAAGCCGGCCTCACGCCGGACATCTATGTGCCCGGCTGCCCGCCCAATCCTTGGAGCATCCTTGCGGGCATCCTCGCCCTGCGCGGCGAGGGGCGGCCGCTGATACCTGATTGGACGTTGAGCGTAGGGCCCGGACAGACGATAGTGCGGGGGTGA
- a CDS encoding proton-conducting transporter membrane subunit has protein sequence MLEALILLPLVAGVLMLAVGNAAFCRALLPLTGAGHVSLSLATVAAVARGEHPAALGGLMAPDALGGLFLILASLLFFAASIYAVGYLREEEAIEVRTCIHDGRPFTNSPERRFTACLCFFLAAMSLVTTTPHLGALWVGIEATTLSSAPLIYFHRHRRSLEATWKYLIICSVGIALALLGNILLSVAFYAPGSGAESPVLADDIDSLGWFVAHAGDAAPPWLKAAFIFLLVGYGTKMGLAPLHNWLPDAHSQAPSLVSALLSGALLNCALLGILRGHQILLAAGLGGFSGGLLVFFGILSLLTAAIFIVGQGHYKRLLAYSSVEHMGILSLGIGLGGIAVEGALLHSVCHSLTKCLLFLLSGNILARYHTYSSYDVRGLRWTMPATGALWTAGFLAVAGSPPFGIFVSELIILKGMLADGAWLVAGIYLAALAVIFVGMSVAVLRMVQGARPLDMSARPRSRREPLWSVVPPLALAVAVLGLGLWVPAWLWHFLEMGGRLIGGQ, from the coding sequence ATGCTTGAAGCCCTGATCCTCCTCCCGCTGGTGGCGGGCGTCCTCATGCTGGCCGTGGGCAACGCGGCCTTCTGCCGCGCGCTTTTGCCGCTCACGGGCGCCGGGCATGTCTCACTCTCGCTCGCCACGGTGGCGGCTGTCGCCCGGGGCGAGCACCCCGCTGCCCTGGGCGGCCTCATGGCGCCGGACGCGCTTGGCGGGCTTTTCCTCATCCTGGCGAGCCTGCTCTTTTTCGCGGCCTCCATCTACGCCGTTGGCTACCTGCGTGAGGAGGAGGCCATCGAGGTGCGCACCTGCATCCACGACGGGCGCCCTTTCACCAATTCGCCGGAGCGCCGCTTCACCGCCTGCCTCTGCTTCTTCCTCGCGGCCATGAGCCTTGTCACCACCACGCCGCACCTGGGCGCCCTGTGGGTGGGCATCGAGGCCACGACGCTCTCCAGCGCGCCGCTCATTTACTTTCACCGCCACCGGCGCTCGCTGGAGGCGACCTGGAAATACCTCATCATCTGTTCGGTGGGCATCGCTCTCGCGCTGCTCGGCAACATCCTGCTCTCCGTGGCCTTCTACGCCCCCGGGAGCGGCGCCGAGAGCCCAGTGCTCGCCGATGACATCGACTCCCTCGGCTGGTTCGTGGCCCATGCGGGCGACGCGGCGCCCCCCTGGCTCAAGGCGGCCTTCATCTTCCTGCTCGTGGGCTACGGCACCAAGATGGGGCTCGCGCCGCTGCACAACTGGCTGCCCGACGCGCACAGCCAGGCGCCTTCGCTGGTGTCGGCACTGCTCTCCGGCGCGCTGCTCAACTGCGCGCTCCTCGGCATCCTGCGTGGGCACCAGATATTGCTCGCCGCCGGGCTCGGCGGCTTCAGCGGCGGGCTGCTCGTGTTTTTCGGCATCCTCTCCCTGCTCACCGCGGCCATCTTCATCGTGGGCCAGGGGCATTACAAGCGCCTGCTCGCGTATTCCAGCGTGGAGCACATGGGCATCCTCTCCCTCGGCATCGGCCTCGGCGGCATCGCGGTGGAGGGCGCGCTTTTGCACTCCGTCTGCCATTCGCTGACCAAGTGCCTGCTCTTCCTGCTCTCGGGCAATATCCTCGCCCGCTACCACACCTATTCGAGCTACGACGTGCGCGGCCTGCGCTGGACCATGCCGGCCACGGGCGCGCTCTGGACGGCGGGCTTCCTCGCCGTGGCCGGCTCGCCGCCCTTCGGCATCTTCGTGAGCGAGCTCATCATCCTCAAGGGCATGCTCGCCGACGGCGCGTGGCTCGTGGCGGGCATCTACCTTGCGGCGCTCGCGGTCATCTTCGTGGGCATGTCCGTGGCGGTGCTGCGCATGGTGCAGGGCGCGCGCCCGCTGGACATGTCCGCGAGGCCGCGCAGCCGCCGCGAGCCGCTCTGGAGCGTGGTGCCACCGCTGGCGCTGGCCGTGGCCGTTCTCGGGCTCGGCCTCTGGGTGCCGGCGTGGCTCTGGCATTTTCTCGAGATGGGCGGCCGGCTCATCGGGGGGCAGTGA
- a CDS encoding NADH-quinone oxidoreductase subunit C, with protein MHEFDYRKAVALNEVPVLTAEALGERILEHVRDGWRVLAYFGLPEAGGDGAVGLCCVLAHDAEQRLAAARTAPLTAFPSLAEACPQVELFEREIYEEWGILPEGHPWLKPVRRSPDAPGGSGRDFYRVDGSEVHEVGVGPVHAGIIEPGHFRFQCYGEIILHLEIALGYQHRALMALLRPRAAAEPVAALRLAECAAGDSSVAHATALCVLRERLLGLGELSERCQRLRRAGLELERLANHCGDLGAIAGDTGFLPTSSWNGRIRGDFLNLTATLCGNRFGRGLLAYGGAAWGLSSEECADMAGRLAATGRDAAGSAKTMFASSSVGQRMAGTGQVTEALAREIGLVGVAARASGLPRDARFHAPLSSLPQAAPGPRTERTGDVFARAEVRRAEMEDSLTMVEADLDWLGRHPEDAAERERAHGMEKAALAQLPPQRLAVAQVEGWRGEICHVGVTGPDGDFLALRVVDPSFHNWTGMALAMRGGQISDFPLCNKSFNLSYCGYDL; from the coding sequence ATGCACGAGTTTGACTATCGCAAGGCCGTCGCGCTCAATGAAGTCCCCGTGCTCACCGCCGAAGCGCTGGGGGAGCGCATTCTTGAGCATGTCCGCGACGGCTGGCGGGTGCTTGCGTATTTCGGCCTGCCCGAGGCCGGCGGGGACGGCGCGGTGGGCCTGTGCTGCGTGCTCGCCCACGATGCCGAGCAGCGCCTCGCCGCCGCCCGCACGGCGCCGCTCACGGCCTTTCCCTCGCTGGCCGAAGCCTGCCCGCAGGTGGAGCTTTTCGAGCGCGAGATTTATGAGGAATGGGGCATCCTGCCCGAGGGGCACCCCTGGCTCAAGCCCGTGCGCCGCTCGCCGGACGCGCCCGGCGGATCGGGCCGCGATTTTTACCGCGTGGACGGCAGCGAGGTGCACGAAGTGGGCGTGGGCCCGGTGCATGCGGGCATCATCGAGCCCGGGCATTTTCGTTTCCAGTGCTATGGCGAGATCATCCTGCATCTGGAGATCGCGCTCGGCTACCAGCATCGCGCCCTCATGGCGCTTTTGCGCCCGCGGGCCGCTGCCGAGCCCGTCGCCGCCCTGCGCCTTGCGGAATGCGCGGCCGGTGATTCCAGCGTGGCGCACGCCACGGCCCTGTGCGTGCTGCGCGAGCGCCTTTTGGGCCTTGGCGAGCTTTCGGAGCGCTGCCAGCGCCTCCGGCGCGCGGGCCTGGAGCTCGAGCGCCTCGCCAACCATTGCGGCGACCTCGGCGCCATCGCCGGCGACACGGGCTTTTTGCCCACCTCGTCGTGGAACGGCCGCATCCGGGGGGATTTTCTCAATCTCACGGCAACGCTGTGCGGCAACCGTTTCGGGCGCGGGCTGCTCGCCTATGGCGGCGCGGCCTGGGGCCTTTCGTCCGAAGAATGCGCCGACATGGCCGGGCGCCTCGCCGCCACCGGCAGGGACGCCGCCGGCTCGGCGAAAACCATGTTCGCCTCGTCCAGCGTGGGCCAGCGCATGGCCGGGACAGGCCAGGTGACGGAGGCCCTTGCGCGCGAGATCGGCCTTGTGGGCGTGGCCGCGCGAGCCAGCGGCCTCCCCCGCGACGCCCGCTTCCATGCGCCGCTTTCGTCCCTGCCGCAGGCGGCGCCGGGCCCGCGCACCGAGCGCACGGGCGACGTGTTCGCCCGCGCCGAGGTGCGCCGGGCCGAGATGGAGGATTCGCTCACCATGGTGGAGGCCGACCTCGACTGGCTGGGTCGCCATCCTGAGGACGCGGCCGAGCGGGAGCGGGCGCACGGCATGGAAAAAGCCGCGCTCGCACAGCTTCCGCCACAGCGGCTGGCCGTGGCCCAGGTGGAAGGCTGGCGCGGCGAGATCTGTCATGTGGGCGTCACCGGCCCGGACGGGGATTTTCTGGCGCTTCGGGTGGTGGACCCCTCCTTCCACAACTGGACGGGCATGGCGCTCGCCATGCGCGGCGGCCAGATCTCGGATTTTCCGCTCTGCAACAAGAGCTTCAATCTGTCCTATTGCGGCTATGACCTGTGA
- a CDS encoding amidohydrolase family protein has translation MAFRARSLFSLAGEGPARGAGLLAPLARVDDAVLLTRGGFVEAVGPWKGARLPVGTLVRDLGDACLMPACTNAHTHVQLSWLAGRTLWGRGFAAWLTSLIPQVVAPVESGEAQRRRDAVGAACAMLAECGTHWLGDVGGSAPGALTAVREACDAAGLEVRQFCEWFGFAPPLVDGERPWPPRCRAEIAADAELTAGCAPAGHALYSTAPELLQAAREWCAHSGRVFSFHLAESPEETELLTKGTGPLRATYEDTVLPAGWRAPGLRPAAYALGLGLLGPGVLAVHGVQLNADEIATLAASGAALCLCPRSNEHLGVGVAPVRQLMQSGALLCLGTDGLSSNSDLDVRNEALWLREYLDVPVRALVRMLTVNGAAALGFPAGAGTLAPGQPAAFAALPATLAAWLLLHEAVYNPARTPYAVPASRTAKEECMATVTAKYLGDLRTECVHVASGTTLVTDAPVDNQGKGEAFSPTDLCATALATCAMTIIGIYGRANGVDVTGTTLEVTKTMSADPRRIARIEVVLHMPDRDYTDEQKLMMERATLTCPVCLSLHPDVEQVFTFKWAR, from the coding sequence GTGGCCTTTCGGGCGCGGAGCCTGTTCTCCCTCGCCGGGGAGGGGCCGGCGCGGGGGGCCGGGCTTTTGGCGCCGCTCGCCCGCGTGGATGACGCCGTCCTGCTGACGCGGGGTGGCTTCGTGGAGGCTGTGGGCCCATGGAAGGGCGCGCGGCTCCCGGTGGGGACGCTGGTGCGGGATCTGGGCGATGCCTGCCTCATGCCGGCGTGCACCAACGCGCACACGCATGTGCAGCTTTCATGGCTCGCCGGGCGCACGCTGTGGGGCCGTGGCTTTGCGGCGTGGCTCACGAGCCTCATCCCGCAGGTGGTGGCGCCGGTAGAGAGCGGGGAGGCACAGCGCCGGCGGGACGCGGTTGGCGCGGCCTGCGCAATGCTGGCGGAGTGCGGCACCCATTGGCTTGGCGATGTGGGCGGCTCCGCGCCCGGGGCGCTCACGGCCGTGCGCGAGGCTTGTGACGCCGCCGGGCTTGAAGTGCGCCAGTTCTGCGAGTGGTTCGGGTTCGCGCCGCCGCTCGTGGACGGGGAGCGGCCCTGGCCCCCCCGCTGCCGCGCGGAAATCGCGGCGGATGCGGAACTGACAGCAGGTTGCGCGCCAGCGGGGCACGCCCTCTACTCCACGGCGCCTGAGCTTTTGCAGGCCGCGCGGGAGTGGTGCGCCCACTCCGGGCGCGTCTTCAGCTTCCATCTTGCGGAATCCCCGGAAGAAACCGAATTGCTCACCAAGGGCACGGGCCCCTTGCGCGCCACTTACGAGGACACGGTGCTTCCCGCCGGCTGGCGGGCGCCTGGCCTGCGGCCGGCGGCCTATGCCCTGGGCCTCGGGCTGCTCGGCCCGGGCGTCCTCGCCGTGCACGGCGTCCAGCTCAATGCGGACGAAATCGCGACCCTCGCCGCCAGCGGCGCCGCGCTCTGCCTCTGCCCGCGCTCCAACGAACATCTCGGCGTGGGTGTCGCGCCGGTGCGCCAGCTCATGCAAAGCGGCGCCTTGCTCTGCCTCGGCACGGACGGCCTCTCCTCCAACAGCGACCTTGACGTGCGCAACGAAGCCCTGTGGCTTCGCGAGTATCTCGATGTCCCCGTCCGCGCCCTGGTGCGCATGCTCACGGTCAACGGCGCGGCGGCCCTCGGGTTTCCGGCAGGCGCGGGCACGCTGGCGCCCGGCCAGCCGGCGGCCTTCGCCGCGCTGCCGGCAACCCTCGCGGCCTGGCTCCTCCTTCACGAAGCCGTTTACAATCCGGCCCGCACTCCCTATGCTGTACCGGCATCGCGCACAGCAAAGGAGGAGTGCATGGCCACCGTTACCGCCAAATATCTCGGGGATCTGCGCACCGAATGCGTCCATGTGGCGAGCGGCACCACCCTTGTCACCGACGCGCCGGTGGACAACCAGGGCAAGGGGGAGGCGTTCTCGCCCACGGATCTTTGCGCCACGGCGCTCGCCACCTGCGCCATGACCATCATCGGCATCTATGGCCGCGCGAACGGCGTGGACGTGACCGGCACGACCCTCGAGGTGACCAAGACCATGAGCGCCGACCCGCGCCGCATCGCCAGGATCGAGGTGGTCCTCCACATGCCGGATCGCGACTACACCGACGAGCAGAAGCTCATGATGGAACGCGCCACCCTGACCTGCCCCGTTTGTCTCAGCCTGCATCCCGACGTGGAGCAGGTGTTCACCTTTAAATGGGCGCGCTAG
- a CDS encoding sulfite exporter TauE/SafE family protein, whose amino-acid sequence MLVSLLIYLCCGAVVGVLAGLLGVGGGTVIVPILVAVFPHEGVPPQYVQQLALGTSLASIMFTSISSARAHHLRGAVRWDIFRHIVPGILLGTFFGGLIATHLPTMFLKIFFICFLFAISAQMISNYRPPASRDLPGALGTASVGGVIGMVSSFVGIGGGSLSVPFMTYCNVPIHTAVGTSAAIGFPIAVAGTLGYIVGGWGRPDLPAACLGFVHLWALFGIACASCLTAPIGVRLSHSLPTKKLKRFFAFFLIVVGLKMLWDLL is encoded by the coding sequence ATGCTCGTCTCGCTTCTCATCTACCTCTGCTGCGGCGCCGTGGTCGGCGTGCTCGCCGGGCTGCTCGGCGTGGGCGGCGGCACGGTCATCGTGCCCATCCTCGTGGCCGTCTTTCCCCATGAGGGCGTGCCCCCGCAGTATGTGCAGCAGCTCGCCCTCGGCACCTCGCTCGCCAGCATCATGTTCACCTCCATTTCCAGCGCGCGGGCGCATCACCTGCGCGGCGCCGTGAGGTGGGACATCTTCCGCCACATCGTGCCCGGCATCCTGCTCGGCACCTTTTTCGGCGGCCTCATCGCCACCCACCTGCCGACCATGTTCCTCAAGATCTTCTTCATCTGCTTCCTCTTCGCCATTTCCGCGCAGATGATCTCCAACTACCGGCCCCCGGCCAGCCGGGACCTGCCCGGCGCCCTCGGCACGGCAAGCGTTGGCGGCGTCATCGGCATGGTCTCGAGCTTCGTGGGCATCGGCGGCGGCTCGCTTTCCGTGCCCTTCATGACCTATTGCAACGTGCCCATCCACACGGCCGTGGGCACCTCCGCGGCCATCGGCTTCCCCATCGCCGTGGCGGGCACGCTTGGCTATATCGTGGGCGGCTGGGGGCGGCCGGACCTGCCGGCCGCGTGCCTCGGCTTCGTGCATCTCTGGGCGCTGTTCGGCATCGCCTGCGCGAGCTGCCTGACCGCGCCCATCGGCGTGCGCCTGTCCCACTCGCTTCCTACCAAGAAGCTCAAGCGCTTCTTCGCGTTCTTCCTTATCGTTGTCGGCCTGAAGATGCTCTGGGACCTGCTCTAG
- a CDS encoding RidA family protein, with protein sequence MKTVIKSASAPAALGPYSQAIRKGDTLYLSGQLGIVPTTGELISPDVAEQTTQALANMKAVLAQAGASVDDVCKVTVFLTDMADFQTVNDVYARTFTANPPARSCVAVAALPKGGRVEVEAIAVL encoded by the coding sequence ATGAAAACCGTCATCAAGAGCGCCAGTGCCCCGGCCGCCCTCGGCCCCTATTCCCAGGCCATCCGCAAGGGTGACACCCTCTATCTTTCCGGCCAGCTTGGCATCGTGCCCACCACGGGCGAGCTCATCTCCCCCGACGTGGCCGAGCAGACCACCCAGGCGCTCGCCAACATGAAGGCCGTGCTCGCCCAGGCGGGAGCCTCGGTGGACGATGTCTGCAAGGTCACGGTCTTCCTCACCGACATGGCCGACTTCCAGACCGTCAACGATGTCTACGCCCGCACCTTCACCGCCAACCCGCCGGCGCGCTCCTGCGTGGCCGTGGCCGCGCTCCCCAAGGGCGGGCGCGTGGAGGTGGAGGCCATCGCCGTTTTGTAG
- a CDS encoding haloacid dehalogenase-like hydrolase, whose amino-acid sequence MDTGLSYNIPLVLDLDGTLLRVDSSRHFLKEACLAGDANIFAAFWKGVPWLKAYLASRYAHTLAPSYWNEPLMRIAEAYRERGAEVWLVTASHVLLAKKVFHQFSFLTHFAGSTRLQRLKGATKARWLNARFGTGGYDYAGDCANDVPCWNSARIAWLPAGLPASVRKRIHDATIREY is encoded by the coding sequence ATGGATACTGGACTTTCCTACAACATACCGCTGGTCCTTGACCTGGACGGGACACTGCTACGCGTCGATTCAAGCCGCCACTTCCTGAAGGAAGCGTGCCTGGCGGGTGATGCCAATATCTTCGCGGCCTTTTGGAAAGGCGTCCCCTGGCTTAAGGCCTATCTTGCGTCACGTTATGCCCATACCTTGGCGCCCTCTTACTGGAATGAACCCCTTATGCGCATAGCGGAGGCCTACCGCGAGCGCGGGGCCGAGGTATGGCTGGTTACGGCAAGCCATGTTCTCCTGGCAAAAAAAGTCTTTCACCAGTTTTCCTTTTTGACCCACTTCGCCGGCTCAACCAGGCTGCAAAGGCTCAAGGGGGCGACAAAAGCCCGCTGGCTCAACGCGAGGTTCGGCACGGGCGGTTATGATTATGCAGGGGACTGCGCCAATGATGTCCCGTGCTGGAATTCGGCCCGCATAGCGTGGCTCCCTGCCGGGCTGCCGGCAAGCGTGCGGAAGAGGATTCATGACGCCACCATACGGGAATACTGA
- a CDS encoding class I SAM-dependent methyltransferase, which yields MRIKNDDGLGTCPVCGAEEWKFFKENNIPQVLEPEMFKITDSHYGITGELWKCANCGFIKCSDVDKPGEYYTALEDTEYVDTFEERILQAQGFLKVIQRYKPFGKLLDIGAGCGVLLQAATELGYSAVGIEPSASLCEVGVRRGLDIRQGVFPEVAPDRDFDIITITDVLEHVQAPDLLVREAAKYLRKDGVLFLTTPDSASFMARLLGRRWWHYRIAHICYFNRKNLATLLENAGLSILAMNRPVWHFKADYLVNRLKKYFPLPQALVNAEVWRKWTVPLNLFDSWYAIAARR from the coding sequence ATGCGCATAAAAAATGATGATGGGTTGGGGACATGCCCGGTGTGTGGGGCTGAGGAATGGAAATTTTTTAAAGAAAACAATATTCCCCAAGTTCTTGAACCGGAGATGTTTAAAATTACGGATAGCCACTATGGAATTACCGGTGAATTATGGAAGTGTGCAAATTGTGGATTTATAAAATGTAGCGATGTTGATAAACCGGGAGAGTACTACACGGCTCTGGAAGATACGGAGTATGTGGATACATTTGAAGAAAGGATACTTCAGGCGCAGGGATTTTTAAAGGTCATACAGCGCTATAAACCCTTTGGGAAGTTGCTGGATATTGGTGCAGGTTGTGGCGTGCTTTTGCAGGCAGCCACCGAGCTTGGGTATTCCGCGGTGGGGATAGAACCATCCGCCAGTCTTTGCGAAGTTGGCGTCCGCCGCGGCCTTGACATACGGCAGGGCGTCTTTCCCGAAGTCGCTCCCGACAGAGATTTTGACATCATCACCATTACGGATGTGCTGGAGCATGTGCAGGCCCCGGATCTCCTGGTCCGGGAGGCTGCAAAATATCTCCGCAAGGATGGCGTTCTCTTTCTCACCACGCCCGACAGCGCTTCCTTCATGGCGCGCCTGCTGGGCAGGCGCTGGTGGCATTACCGCATCGCGCATATCTGCTATTTCAACAGGAAGAACCTGGCCACGCTCCTGGAGAATGCCGGGCTGAGCATCCTCGCCATGAACCGGCCAGTCTGGCATTTCAAGGCCGACTATCTGGTAAACAGGTTAAAGAAATATTTTCCGCTTCCCCAGGCCCTGGTGAATGCGGAAGTCTGGCGCAAATGGACCGTGCCTCTCAATCTGTTTGACTCCTGGTATGCCATTGCCGCCAGGCGTTAG
- a CDS encoding UbiA family prenyltransferase, protein MFILPGFIFGIILYPHWPGFWNLVAACISVCFAASANYTINEYLDAPFDRLHPMKCNRPAARGLITLPFLLVEYFFLVCCAILLGYAINSLFGSLIIFLLFMGLIYNVAPLRAKDRAWLDVIVESVNNPIRLLLGFSIVVANGLPPSSFILGYWAAGAYLMTLKRFAEIRKLKDPDVIKAYRKSLAGYSEKTLLSAAIFYAMVSSLFLGIFLIKYKVEMLLLFPFIALLFSWYFNISLAPDSVVQTPEKLYKRKYFIAYVFFLGLLFCALCFVNIPEFEVFVSPIKFQ, encoded by the coding sequence ATCTTTATACTCCCTGGGTTCATTTTTGGTATCATTCTTTATCCTCATTGGCCCGGATTCTGGAACCTTGTGGCGGCCTGTATTTCTGTCTGCTTTGCAGCGAGCGCCAACTATACGATCAACGAATACCTCGACGCTCCGTTTGACAGGCTGCATCCCATGAAATGTAACAGGCCCGCCGCCCGGGGCCTGATCACGCTCCCTTTTCTCCTCGTCGAATATTTTTTTCTGGTCTGCTGCGCGATCCTTCTCGGCTATGCGATAAACAGCCTTTTCGGATCCCTCATCATCTTTCTGCTCTTCATGGGGCTCATTTACAATGTCGCACCGTTGCGTGCAAAGGATCGCGCGTGGCTGGACGTGATCGTGGAATCGGTAAACAACCCCATCCGCCTGCTGCTTGGCTTCAGCATAGTGGTTGCCAACGGCCTGCCGCCGTCAAGCTTTATTTTGGGATATTGGGCGGCCGGCGCCTATCTTATGACCCTCAAGCGGTTTGCAGAAATCCGCAAACTCAAGGACCCGGATGTCATCAAGGCCTACAGAAAAAGCCTTGCCGGGTATAGCGAAAAAACCCTTCTTTCCGCAGCAATCTTTTATGCCATGGTCTCGTCGCTCTTTCTTGGAATTTTCCTCATTAAGTATAAGGTTGAAATGCTACTTCTGTTTCCTTTTATCGCCCTGTTGTTTAGCTGGTATTTCAATATCAGTCTTGCACCAGATTCCGTGGTACAAACGCCAGAAAAACTGTATAAAAGAAAATATTTTATCGCATATGTGTTTTTTCTCGGACTTTTGTTTTGTGCGCTTTGCTTTGTAAATATCCCTGAATTTGAAGTGTTTGTTTCGCCCATAAAATTTCAATGA
- a CDS encoding YitT family protein, producing MLTTYNRKLTESVWWNLLWLTVGAFLMTVCIQSVAAPHNFLAGGVMGVALLLNYWAHGLPPLVWYLALCLPIYIVGWFLLGRRFLLYTVYGTLAINFFGYFVTFELPFSNDVYAALVGGVLNGAAAGIMLRTLGSSGGTDVFAILLKERWNIPIGQFNFLFNASLFLIGAFRLPADLIVASILMMFISSQTLEYVLGMFNRRKLVMVISSRGEEIGEAVLASERYGATMIRAKGAYSGTDREILLTVTNNVALKRLENLVYTIDPHALFIVENTFYVSGGQFARQGR from the coding sequence ATGCTGACCACCTATAACCGCAAGCTCACCGAATCCGTCTGGTGGAACCTGCTCTGGCTCACCGTGGGCGCCTTCTTGATGACCGTGTGCATCCAGAGCGTGGCCGCGCCGCACAACTTCCTCGCGGGCGGCGTCATGGGCGTGGCGCTGTTGCTCAACTACTGGGCGCACGGGCTGCCGCCGCTCGTCTGGTATCTCGCGCTCTGCCTGCCCATTTACATCGTGGGCTGGTTCCTCCTCGGGCGGCGCTTCCTGCTCTATACGGTCTACGGCACGCTGGCCATCAATTTCTTCGGCTACTTCGTCACCTTTGAGCTGCCCTTTTCCAACGACGTGTACGCGGCGCTGGTGGGCGGCGTGCTCAACGGCGCTGCCGCGGGCATCATGCTGCGCACCCTCGGGAGCAGCGGCGGCACGGACGTGTTCGCCATCCTGCTCAAGGAGCGCTGGAACATCCCCATCGGCCAGTTCAACTTTCTCTTCAACGCGAGCCTTTTCCTCATCGGCGCCTTCCGCCTGCCCGCGGACCTTATCGTGGCCTCCATCCTGATGATGTTCATCTCCTCGCAGACGCTGGAATATGTGCTCGGCATGTTCAACCGCCGCAAGCTCGTCATGGTCATCTCGAGCCGCGGCGAGGAGATCGGCGAGGCCGTGCTGGCGAGCGAGCGCTACGGCGCCACCATGATCCGCGCCAAGGGCGCCTATTCGGGCACCGACCGGGAAATATTGCTCACCGTTACCAACAACGTGGCCCTCAAGCGGCTGGAAAACCTCGTCTATACCATCGACCCGCACGCGCTCTTCATCGTCGAGAACACCTTTTACGTCTCGGGCGGCCAGTTCGCGCGGCAGGGCCGCTAG